CCAGGAATAAAAGTTTCTTCACTTATCCTGTTCTCTTCTTTTTTTAAAAGAAGTATTTTATTCTCTATAATTAATGTGTTTAATAAACTTTCAAGTTTTTTATGTGGAATACTCTTAGCTATTACCTTCAAATCATCTGGCTTTAAATAATTTAAAGAATTTACAGTAAAGATAATATCTTCTTTCATATTTTTATAGTTTCCAGTTCGCTGCTGACATTCCAGATGAGAGTTCTGGCATGCAGAGGCAGGTTTCTATCATTGCTTATCTCTTCGAGAATATATATAGCTGAGCTGACTCTTACTCCCATGTCTTTACCCTTATTGAGAAGTGTAGTTCTTGCTTCTTCTGCAGCTCTTCTGATATTCCTGGGAACTGAAGTATCTTCAATTAACTGGCTCAGCACCTTACATATCTGTTCAACTTTAGTCTCTTCATCAGTCATACCTATTCCTCCTTATATCAAAAATCGTCTGTAAGAATTACTATCTGTAAGTTTTAATTATTATAAAAGGTTAACGTTTAGATTTATTCTATGGTAGAAGATTCTTCTATAAAAAAGATGGCAGAGTATCTCCTTTCTGGAGCAACCATGCTGGCATATCACTGCCCGAACTGCAGCCTCCCGATTTTCAGGAAGGATAATAAAGCCTTCTGTCCTGAATGTGGCGAAGTTGTTATTGTTAAGGAGGGTGAAGAAGAAAAGAAGAAGGCCGTGGAATCTGACGATTCTGGCTATTCTAAAGTTATAGTTTCCAAAAGAGAAGAGCTTCTGGAACGCCTCAAGACCGAAAAAGACATCAGAATAATCAATGAAATTCTTGATGCTATAAGGAAAATTAATGAGCTTCTTTAATATCTCTGAACTTCAGGTCTCCATCTACAAGCTTTTTAACAAAAGCTGGAACTTCATCTATTTTAACTCTAACCTGTTCGGTTGTGTCTCTATCTCTTAAAGTAACCGTTTTACTTTCTATACCATCAAAGTCGATGGTTATGGAATATGGAATTCCTGCCTCGTCGCTTCTGGCATATCTTCTTCCTATGGAATCATTCTCATCATAGTAGGTAAAAATACCTTTTCTTTTCATTATGTCAGAAATATCCAGAGCAATCTCCGGCAGAGGTTCCTTCTTCACAAGCGGGAAGATTGAACCTTTCATCGGAGCCAGTGCTGGAGATATTCTCAGAACATTTTTCCCTTCCCTCTCAATGTAAGATGTTTCAAGTATGGAATAAAGAATTCTGTCTATACCAAAGCTGGGCTCAATAACATGAGGATTAAATTTTTCACCAGTAATTTTCTTTTTAGTCTCTTTTATACTGAAGTACTCTCTACTGATAGTATAAACCTCTCCTTCCAGTTCAATCTTTATATCATCTTCAGCCTCTTCCGGGGAGAGATTTCTTATTTTTTCTGCAATATCTCCTGCCTTTGATTTGAAAGCTGGTCCGAGCTTATTCATCAATGGTTCAATCTTAATTTCTCTGACAATTTCTGGTTGGGCATATTCTCTGAAAGCTTTTAGCTCCGTTCCACTCCCTTTTTCATGTGCCTTGAGGTCATAGTCTGTTCTGTCAGCAATACCAACCACTTCAATCCAGCCAAATCGCCTTGTGTAAATCTCTGCATCCCAGCAGTCCCTCGCATAATGTGCCATCTCTTCTAAAAGATGCTGTCTGAATCTTAGCTTTTCTTCAGGAATACCACAGGCAAGCAGGAAATTTTTGGTGTGTACAATATAATAGGATAGGAATTCATGAGCGATAATTTCTCTGTCAACAGATTCTCTTGCAGTGATTTCAATAGTATTATCTCTATCTCTGGGCAGAAGCCTTACCTTCTCCTCTGCATACTGCTGAAATTTTGTGTGATTATTATTTCTGGGGTCAATAAATATTTCAACTTCAGCCTGGGTAAACTCTCTCAGCCTGATAAGACCCTGCCTGGGCGAAATTTCATTTCTATAAGCCCTGCCTATCTGAGCTACTCCAAAGGGAAGCTTTCTTCTGTAGAAGTTGTAGAGTCTTGTGAAAAGTATGAACATACCCTGGGCAGTTTCAGGACGAAGATAGCCAACTTTGCCTTTTCCTGGGCCTATGTAGGTTTTGAACATTAGATTGAAAGTTTTAACCTTACCCAAGCTGCCAGGACACTCAGGACACTTTATATTCCTTTCTTTTATTAAACTGTCTATTTTATCGGGGCTGAGCCCTTCTGCCTCTATGTCACAGGACTGAAGAAGATGGTCCGCTCTGAAGAAGCTACCACATTTTGTACATTCGACTATAGGGTCAGTGAAGTTGCCTGTGTGCCCTGATGCTATAAAAACTTCTTCTGGCGATATTGTGGGTGAGGATATTTCCAGAAAGCCCTCCTGAAGGCAGAAGTAGTTTCTCCACAGGTCCTCTATATTCTTTTTCAGGAGTGCACCGAGCGGGCCATAGTCATAAAAACCGCTCAGTCCTCCATAAATTTCAAAACTGGGATAAAGGAAGCCTCGTCTGACAGCTATCTCAATAATTTTTTCGTGCATATAAAAACCTGCAGTTAAAGTACAGCCTTAATAAGGTCACTATCTCTTACAATTCCTATAAGGTCTCCTTCTGCATTTATAACTGGAATCTGTTCTATTCTATTTTTTGCCATTCTTTTTGCTGCTTCACTTATAGCTGTCTTTTTCCTAACAATAACAACCTTATCAACCATAATATCCTTTACGACCCTGTCAGGAAATTCAAGACGTTTTTTTGTAATATATATTATATTCTTGGTATCCCAGCCCCATTTATCGCCTTCTGTACCTCCTGAGAGCTCGGATTTAACTGTACTTTCACTAACTTCAAGAACTTTAAGAAGGTCAGTATCTCCAATAATTCCAGTAAATTTACCTTCATCATTGAGAACAGGTAGGGCCCTTTCTCCAGAAAGATTCATAATTTCGTAGGTTACCTTCAGGGGGTTTTTCTCCCACATGCTGGTTATTCTGCTTGCCATATACTTTTCAACCGGGTCCGTAAGACCAAGTTTTGAGATATAACGCCAGACAATATCACTCACTGTTATTAACCCCACAAGCTCTGAATTCTCAATTACAGGAAGTCTTCTGAACTCTCCACGGGAGAATATTTCTACAGCTTCCCTGATATCAGCCTCTGGTGAAATAGTTCTCACATCTCTTGTCATCAGAAGAGCCAGCTGTTCCTCTTCCGGATTTCTGGCAAAATCCTCTCTTGTAACTATGCCAAGAAGTTCTTTTGTACCTCTCTTCACAACAGGTAAACAGGAGATATTCTCTTTTAGTATTGTCTTTATAGCATCAGCCCTGCTTCCAGGAATTTTGACATAAATTACCGTATCTGTCATAATTTCTCTGACTTTCACGGATTCCACCTCGACTTATTTGTGTACGACCAGGACAGGACAGGGAGAGGTTCTTATAATCTTTTCTGCAACACTACCAAGAAGAAATTTATCTAAACCTGTTCTTCCAGAGGTACCCATAACAATAAGATCAGCCTGAATTTCCTTAGCTGTTTTTACTATTTCCTCAGCAGGAACTCCTTCTTTTGCAATTTTTTCAAACTTTATTCCATTTTCAGTTGCTTTTTTCTCTATGTATTTCATGGCGGTATCACTTTCAGCTTTCAGTAAATTTTTCATATTTTCCCATACTATCTCCGTCGGAAGACCTGCAAAAGCGCTTATGTCAACCACATATATGGCATAAAGTTCTGCGTTCAGAGCCTCTGCGAGGTTGATGGCATGGGTAACTGCCTTATTAGCTGTATCTGATCCATCCGTGGGTATAAGAATTCTTCTGTACAACCTCATTCCTCCATTATAATTTTAATAATATCACTTTTTTCGAATCTATGTATAATTCCTAATGTCGGATTATATATATATCTATTGTTTCTGAATA
The archaeon BMS3Bbin15 genome window above contains:
- the glyQS gene encoding glycine--tRNA ligase; amino-acid sequence: MHEKIIEIAVRRGFLYPSFEIYGGLSGFYDYGPLGALLKKNIEDLWRNYFCLQEGFLEISSPTISPEEVFIASGHTGNFTDPIVECTKCGSFFRADHLLQSCDIEAEGLSPDKIDSLIKERNIKCPECPGSLGKVKTFNLMFKTYIGPGKGKVGYLRPETAQGMFILFTRLYNFYRRKLPFGVAQIGRAYRNEISPRQGLIRLREFTQAEVEIFIDPRNNNHTKFQQYAEEKVRLLPRDRDNTIEITARESVDREIIAHEFLSYYIVHTKNFLLACGIPEEKLRFRQHLLEEMAHYARDCWDAEIYTRRFGWIEVVGIADRTDYDLKAHEKGSGTELKAFREYAQPEIVREIKIEPLMNKLGPAFKSKAGDIAEKIRNLSPEEAEDDIKIELEGEVYTISREYFSIKETKKKITGEKFNPHVIEPSFGIDRILYSILETSYIEREGKNVLRISPALAPMKGSIFPLVKKEPLPEIALDISDIMKRKGIFTYYDENDSIGRRYARSDEAGIPYSITIDFDGIESKTVTLRDRDTTEQVRVKIDEVPAFVKKLVDGDLKFRDIKEAH
- a CDS encoding inosine 5'-monophosphate dehydrogenase, whose product is MKVREIMTDTVIYVKIPGSRADAIKTILKENISCLPVVKRGTKELLGIVTREDFARNPEEEQLALLMTRDVRTISPEADIREAVEIFSRGEFRRLPVIENSELVGLITVSDIVWRYISKLGLTDPVEKYMASRITSMWEKNPLKVTYEIMNLSGERALPVLNDEGKFTGIIGDTDLLKVLEVSESTVKSELSGGTEGDKWGWDTKNIIYITKKRLEFPDRVVKDIMVDKVVIVRKKTAISEAAKRMAKNRIEQIPVINAEGDLIGIVRDSDLIKAVL
- a CDS encoding putative universal stress protein; the protein is MYRRILIPTDGSDTANKAVTHAINLAEALNAELYAIYVVDISAFAGLPTEIVWENMKNLLKAESDTAMKYIEKKATENGIKFEKIAKEGVPAEEIVKTAKEIQADLIVMGTSGRTGLDKFLLGSVAEKIIRTSPCPVLVVHK